The following proteins come from a genomic window of Candidatus Zixiibacteriota bacterium:
- a CDS encoding MFS transporter produces MQPDEIRSSKRAALIVATLSSFLGPFMGSSVNVALPTIGQNLAMGAVTLGWVNTAFLLSAAAFVIPFGRLGDIYGRKRIYVYGVTLFTLSSGLVAISQSAGWLIFSRVMQGIGSSMIFATGMPILISVFPVGERGKALGIAVSAVYLGLSVGPFMGGVITQHLGWRFIFWMNLPIGVFLATVILYMLKGDWAEAKGSKFDLAGSLVLALSLLLAMYGFSKLPDTLPAVIGSTGLIGVIAFVIYEQQIDHPLIDIGLFRHNTVFAFSSLAALINYSATFAVGFLMSLYLQNLKGLTPKEAGIVLMAQPIVQTIFSPLAGRLSDKTEPRTVASTGMAVCLLGLVCLVFLTSASSITYVVTCLVILGFGFALFTSPNTNAIMSSVERRYLGVVGAMVAMVRQLGMMFSMGILMMLMALFLGKAAIEPANKELFVTSARVTFAVFAVLCLGGIFASLARGKLRGD; encoded by the coding sequence ATGCAACCCGATGAGATCCGATCCTCCAAGCGGGCGGCGCTGATTGTCGCCACCCTGAGTTCCTTTCTTGGCCCGTTCATGGGTTCGTCGGTCAATGTAGCCCTCCCCACTATCGGCCAGAACCTGGCCATGGGAGCGGTCACGCTCGGCTGGGTCAACACCGCCTTCCTACTCTCTGCTGCCGCCTTTGTGATTCCTTTCGGGCGCCTGGGCGATATCTACGGCCGTAAACGCATTTATGTCTACGGAGTAACCCTTTTTACGCTGTCGTCCGGACTGGTGGCGATCTCCCAGTCGGCGGGCTGGCTGATATTCTCGCGCGTGATGCAGGGGATTGGCTCCTCGATGATCTTTGCCACCGGAATGCCCATTCTGATCTCGGTCTTCCCCGTGGGCGAACGCGGGAAGGCGCTGGGGATTGCCGTTTCGGCGGTATATCTTGGTCTTTCGGTCGGGCCGTTCATGGGCGGTGTGATTACCCAGCACCTGGGCTGGCGGTTTATCTTCTGGATGAATCTCCCGATCGGTGTTTTTCTGGCCACTGTGATTCTGTACATGCTGAAGGGCGACTGGGCGGAGGCCAAAGGCTCGAAATTCGATCTGGCCGGATCGCTCGTTTTGGCCCTGTCGCTCCTACTGGCCATGTACGGCTTCTCCAAGCTGCCGGACACCCTGCCCGCAGTGATCGGTTCAACCGGGCTGATCGGCGTGATCGCCTTTGTAATTTACGAGCAGCAGATCGACCATCCGCTTATTGATATCGGCCTGTTTCGCCACAACACGGTTTTTGCCTTCTCGAGCCTGGCCGCACTCATAAACTACTCTGCAACTTTCGCAGTCGGATTTCTGATGAGTCTGTACCTGCAAAACCTGAAAGGACTCACGCCGAAGGAGGCCGGGATTGTGCTCATGGCCCAGCCGATTGTCCAGACGATCTTTTCGCCACTGGCGGGTCGCCTGTCTGACAAGACTGAGCCCCGCACGGTAGCGTCGACCGGCATGGCGGTCTGCCTGCTTGGGCTGGTTTGCCTTGTGTTTCTCACGTCGGCCTCGTCGATCACCTACGTTGTTACTTGCCTGGTCATTCTCGGATTCGGCTTCGCCTTGTTTACCTCCCCTAACACCAATGCCATCATGAGCTCAGTCGAGCGGCGCTACCTCGGCGTGGTAGGGGCAATGGTCGCCATGGTGCGCCAGTTGGGGATGATGTTCTCTATGGGAATCCTCATGATGCTCATGGCCCTCTTTCTCGGCAAGGCTGCAATTGAGCCGGCCAACAAGGAGTTGTTCGTCACCTCCGCGAGAGTGACTTTCGCCGTGTTTGCAGTGCTCTGCCTGGGAGGCATATTCGCGTCGCTGGCGCGCGGCAAGCTTCGCGGGGACTAG
- a CDS encoding tetratricopeptide repeat protein — MSERCCHSLIGGFVVLFLAAPAALQSGEYPDESVREALLCSQTLLFNDHFAQADSVLSDQITVNPHDPSAYLFRAGALFAEMTDREENLHEPLFKQLLNTVDTLTLSVLDTCDSSTAAWMYLFRGHARAYRALWESKFGSSVRAMKLGLSTIDEYQAGLRRDSTVLDVYAGIGSYHYWKSARAGLLRWLFIFKNEKAKGIAELRLAADSSLLHRDIARSALIWVYLDHKDYGSAVALAEDFVRKYPEGKTFHWPMAQARFKQGQYAEAAVVFERLRSFFDTAPGNYFNLVECDYHLARCYSWMEDHDRLRETLTRFKTYSDLVPRSTQQRQSARLNYLRKMVAR, encoded by the coding sequence ATGTCGGAGCGATGCTGTCACTCACTCATTGGCGGGTTTGTCGTCTTGTTTCTGGCGGCGCCTGCCGCGCTTCAATCGGGCGAATATCCGGATGAATCAGTAAGAGAAGCGTTGCTGTGTTCCCAGACGCTTTTGTTCAATGACCATTTCGCTCAGGCGGATTCCGTCCTCAGTGACCAGATAACAGTCAATCCACATGATCCCTCTGCCTATCTCTTCCGCGCCGGGGCGCTTTTCGCCGAGATGACCGACCGCGAGGAGAATCTGCACGAACCCCTGTTTAAGCAGTTGCTGAATACAGTTGATACACTGACTCTAAGTGTGCTCGACACCTGCGATAGCAGCACCGCCGCCTGGATGTATCTCTTCCGCGGCCATGCCCGGGCGTACCGGGCGCTGTGGGAATCGAAGTTCGGCTCCTCCGTTAGGGCCATGAAACTGGGTCTTTCCACAATTGATGAGTACCAGGCCGGGCTGCGCAGAGACAGCACGGTGCTCGACGTGTATGCCGGGATCGGCTCTTATCATTACTGGAAGTCGGCGCGGGCCGGGCTGCTACGCTGGCTGTTCATCTTCAAGAATGAAAAAGCCAAAGGGATCGCCGAGCTGCGCCTGGCCGCTGATTCATCACTGCTGCATCGCGATATCGCCCGCAGCGCTCTGATCTGGGTGTACCTCGATCACAAAGATTACGGTTCGGCTGTCGCGCTGGCCGAGGACTTCGTGCGAAAGTATCCCGAAGGGAAAACCTTCCATTGGCCGATGGCGCAGGCACGGTTCAAACAGGGACAGTATGCGGAGGCTGCCGTAGTATTCGAGAGACTTCGGAGCTTTTTCGACACCGCCCCCGGCAATTACTTCAACCTGGTCGAGTGTGATTATCATCTCGCTCGCTGCTATAGCTGGATGGAGGATCATGACCGGCTCCGCGAAACGCTCACGCGATTCAAGACGTACTCTGATCTGGTACCGCGCTCCACACAGCAGCGTCAGAGCGCCAGGTTGAATTACTTGCGAAAGATGGTGGCGCGGTAG